A single region of the Candidatus Eisenbacteria bacterium genome encodes:
- a CDS encoding FkbM family methyltransferase, which translates to MTHPVAVHPLVLRARRVYRKLRWATLRGGPGRTPRILTVPTANGILSFTNMDLHNARALYVQRSWELDLLEGTADHLKREAGVAGADVLVEAGANIGMIVIAMLRRGYFREAIAIEPDPLNFDLLQRNIRQNGLEGRIRAIRCALAESSGEAELELSESNYGDHRVRVTTGRVSLMGEDARATLRVPMRSLDDVLASEGIPPERVGLVWVDVQGYEGHLFLGARRTLTGGSPVLSEFWPYGILRSGMDRTTYAGLIRSLFDRMAVFDASSRRFEPRDLSEIEELFGRTSGPEQYLEILFYPRSAGRA; encoded by the coding sequence GTGACGCATCCTGTCGCGGTGCATCCACTCGTGCTGCGCGCGCGGCGGGTCTACCGCAAGCTCCGCTGGGCGACGCTCCGCGGCGGTCCCGGCCGCACGCCCCGGATCCTCACCGTTCCGACCGCGAACGGGATTCTCTCCTTCACGAACATGGACCTCCACAACGCGAGAGCGCTCTACGTGCAGCGCTCGTGGGAGCTGGACCTGCTCGAGGGCACGGCCGATCATCTGAAGCGTGAGGCCGGGGTGGCAGGTGCCGACGTGCTGGTGGAAGCCGGTGCCAACATCGGAATGATCGTGATCGCGATGCTGCGACGAGGGTATTTCCGCGAGGCCATCGCCATCGAGCCCGACCCGCTGAACTTCGATCTCCTGCAGCGAAACATCCGCCAGAACGGACTCGAGGGCCGGATTCGAGCCATCCGATGCGCGCTCGCCGAGTCTTCCGGAGAGGCCGAGCTGGAGCTATCGGAGTCGAACTATGGAGATCACCGGGTTCGCGTCACGACCGGACGAGTGTCCCTGATGGGTGAGGACGCACGCGCCACCCTGCGTGTCCCGATGCGAAGCCTGGATGACGTGCTGGCGTCCGAGGGCATCCCGCCGGAGCGGGTCGGGCTCGTGTGGGTCGACGTGCAGGGATACGAGGGGCATCTCTTCCTTGGCGCCCGACGCACGCTGACGGGAGGATCCCCCGTGCTCTCCGAGTTCTGGCCGTACGGGATCCTTCGATCGGGAATGGATCGGACGACGTACGCCGGGCTCATTCGTTCGCTGTTCGACCGGATGGCGGTCTTCGACGCCTCGAGCCGGCGCTTCGAGCCGCGTGATCTGTCGGAGATCGAGGAGCTGTTCGGCAGGACGTCGGGGCCGGAGCAGTACCTCGAGATCCTCTTCTACCCCCGCTCGGCGGGTCGCGCCTAG
- a CDS encoding citrate synthase, with the protein MTTLLKEAKEAGTATLQFDGRSATLPVIRGTENEMAVDIEKLRSATGLITLDPGYGNTGSCRSAITFIDGEKGILRYRGYPIEQLAEKSTFLEVAWLLIHGELPTQAELNGFTRDVTHHTMLHEDFVGFFDALPKDAHPMPVCAAAVGALATFYQKPESDFQIQETIVRLIAKMPTIAAWSYKHSIGQPVMYPKNRLDYASNFLNMMYSVPCDEYEVDPVLARTIDLLLILHADHEQNCSTSTVRMVGSSMANLYASIAAGISALWGPLHGGANQQVIEMLEDIAAGEGSAERFLAKAKDKNDTTRLMGFGHRVYKSYDPRAAILKKACGEVIARVGVSSRMLEIAMKLEEIALKDEYFVSRKLYPNVDFYSGVIYQALGIPVNMFTVMFTMGRLPGWIAQWMEMRKDKDLRIARPRQIYVGPPKRDYAPVAARS; encoded by the coding sequence ATGACGACCCTGCTGAAGGAAGCGAAGGAAGCCGGTACGGCCACTCTCCAGTTCGATGGACGCTCGGCCACGCTCCCCGTGATCCGGGGAACCGAGAACGAGATGGCGGTGGACATCGAGAAGCTGCGCTCCGCGACGGGGCTCATCACGCTCGATCCCGGGTATGGCAACACGGGCTCGTGCCGGAGCGCGATCACCTTCATCGACGGCGAGAAGGGGATCCTCCGCTACCGCGGGTATCCCATCGAGCAGCTCGCCGAGAAGAGCACGTTCCTCGAGGTGGCCTGGCTCCTGATCCACGGCGAGCTTCCCACCCAGGCCGAGCTGAACGGGTTCACCCGGGACGTGACGCACCACACCATGCTGCACGAGGACTTCGTCGGATTCTTCGACGCCTTGCCGAAGGACGCCCACCCGATGCCCGTCTGCGCGGCCGCGGTGGGGGCGCTCGCGACCTTCTATCAGAAACCCGAGTCCGATTTTCAGATCCAGGAGACCATCGTCCGGCTGATCGCCAAGATGCCGACCATCGCCGCCTGGTCCTACAAGCACTCGATCGGGCAGCCGGTCATGTATCCCAAGAACCGCCTCGACTACGCCTCCAATTTCCTCAACATGATGTACTCCGTGCCGTGCGACGAGTACGAGGTGGACCCGGTCCTCGCCCGCACGATCGACCTGCTCCTGATCCTGCACGCCGACCACGAGCAGAACTGCTCCACCAGCACCGTGCGGATGGTCGGAAGCTCCATGGCCAACCTCTACGCGAGCATTGCCGCCGGCATCAGCGCCCTCTGGGGACCGCTCCACGGCGGAGCCAACCAGCAGGTGATCGAGATGCTCGAGGACATCGCCGCCGGCGAGGGGAGCGCGGAGCGGTTCCTGGCGAAGGCCAAGGACAAGAACGACACGACGCGGCTCATGGGCTTCGGCCACCGCGTGTACAAGTCCTACGACCCGCGCGCCGCGATTCTCAAGAAGGCGTGCGGCGAGGTGATCGCCCGCGTCGGAGTCTCGAGCCGCATGCTGGAGATCGCGATGAAGCTGGAGGAGATCGCGCTCAAGGACGAGTACTTCGTCAGCCGGAAGCTCTATCCGAACGTGGACTTCTACTCCGGCGTCATCTACCAGGCTCTCGGCATTCCGGTGAACATGTTCACCGTCATGTTCACGATGGGCCGGCTGCCGGGGTGGATCGCGCAGTGGATGGAGATGAGGAAGGACAAGGATCTGCGGATCGCCCGTCCGCGGCAGATCTATGTGGGTCCGCCCAAGCGCGACTACGCACCGGTCGCGGCCAGGAGCTGA
- a CDS encoding MBL fold metallo-hydrolase has product MDRTTFRHRIHPAAGVAFGAVLALLSATSSPAVAQQLQYMPGAGPHHHDAPDTLSIEVKQLAPWVYAAKVRYVWTGWIELADGILVIDSAMDDTSAMALADTIAARSGRKPIRYLVNTHAHEDHYGGNQVFLAKGATLIAQKGAAAKIDSIMAHAPPAEGGGSRIVKPTEGVDRIKVLGSGDRKVEIVWLGKQAHTGGDLVVWVPKHKICFTGDLVSNRAVPWLLDPDMSRTGWIATLDSLVHRYRIDTLVPGHGVFAAPHVGLKYTRGYLNDANEKAVEVAAWGTHVASIKGWGQLGAYEDSEFYQEVHFMNLRRLYNEAKGMKTPGRPRTRAIKQ; this is encoded by the coding sequence ATGGATCGCACCACGTTCCGTCATCGTATCCACCCGGCTGCCGGAGTCGCCTTCGGGGCCGTTCTCGCTCTCCTGAGCGCGACCTCCTCTCCGGCCGTCGCGCAACAGCTGCAGTACATGCCCGGCGCCGGTCCCCACCATCACGATGCCCCGGACACCCTCTCGATCGAGGTCAAGCAGCTCGCCCCGTGGGTGTACGCGGCCAAGGTACGGTACGTCTGGACCGGCTGGATCGAGCTGGCCGACGGGATCCTGGTCATCGACAGCGCCATGGACGACACGTCGGCCATGGCCCTCGCGGACACGATCGCGGCCCGTTCCGGCAGGAAACCGATCCGGTATCTCGTGAACACGCACGCCCACGAGGATCACTACGGGGGAAATCAGGTCTTCCTCGCGAAGGGAGCGACCCTCATCGCGCAGAAGGGCGCCGCCGCGAAGATCGACTCGATCATGGCGCATGCCCCCCCGGCGGAGGGCGGAGGCTCGCGGATCGTGAAGCCGACCGAGGGTGTGGACCGGATCAAGGTACTCGGGTCCGGCGACCGGAAGGTGGAGATCGTCTGGCTCGGGAAGCAGGCCCACACGGGGGGTGACCTGGTCGTGTGGGTGCCGAAGCACAAGATCTGCTTCACCGGGGATCTCGTCTCGAACCGAGCCGTTCCGTGGCTCCTCGACCCCGACATGAGCCGGACGGGGTGGATCGCGACTCTGGATTCGCTCGTGCACCGCTACCGCATCGACACGCTCGTTCCCGGGCACGGAGTCTTCGCGGCGCCCCACGTCGGCCTCAAGTACACGCGCGGCTACCTCAATGACGCCAACGAAAAGGCGGTCGAGGTCGCGGCCTGGGGAACGCACGTGGCCTCCATCAAGGGATGGGGGCAGCTCGGAGCCTACGAGGACAGCGAGTTCTACCAGGAGGTGCACTTCATGAATCTCCGCCGGCTCTACAACGAGGCGAAGGGGATGAAGACTCCGGGGCGGCCGCGAACGCGGGCCATCAAGCAGTAG
- a CDS encoding OmpA family protein, whose amino-acid sequence MNRVLRTGFVILSAGLLAGCVSSGKFKKLEAEQAVLQNEKTALQGQYDQLTKDNAALKADIERLRTESAALAAERDSLATTHQQTVSSYDAVVQQLAQEVDKGNLQVRQYKNMLSVDVAEQIFFDSGSATIKKTGQEVLAKVGEALGQYPEKFIRVVGHTDSIPVGKSLRMTNWELSTMRATTVVRFLQDTSQIDPRRLIASGRGEFQPVATNATSEGRQKNRRIEIQLLDRSLVESIVGDEVSKE is encoded by the coding sequence ATGAATCGTGTCCTGCGAACGGGGTTCGTGATCCTCTCGGCGGGGCTGCTCGCCGGGTGCGTTTCGAGCGGGAAGTTCAAGAAGCTCGAGGCCGAGCAGGCGGTCCTGCAGAACGAGAAGACGGCGCTCCAGGGCCAGTACGATCAGCTCACCAAGGACAACGCGGCCCTGAAGGCCGACATCGAGCGCCTCAGGACGGAGAGCGCGGCCCTCGCCGCGGAGCGCGATTCACTCGCCACGACGCACCAGCAGACCGTGAGCTCGTACGACGCGGTCGTCCAGCAGCTCGCGCAGGAAGTGGACAAGGGCAATCTCCAGGTCCGCCAGTACAAGAACATGCTCTCGGTGGACGTGGCCGAGCAGATCTTCTTCGATTCGGGGAGCGCGACGATCAAGAAGACGGGGCAGGAGGTGCTGGCGAAGGTCGGTGAAGCGCTGGGGCAGTACCCGGAGAAGTTCATCCGCGTCGTCGGACACACGGACAGCATTCCCGTCGGGAAGAGCCTCCGGATGACGAACTGGGAGCTCTCCACGATGCGCGCGACGACGGTCGTGCGCTTCCTCCAGGACACGAGCCAGATCGATCCGCGCCGGCTCATCGCGTCCGGCCGCGGCGAGTTCCAGCCCGTCGCGACCAATGCGACGTCCGAGGGGCGTCAGAAGAACCGCCGGATCGAGATCCAGCTCCTGGATCGGAGCCTGGTCGAGTCGATCGTGGGAGACGAGGTCTCGAAGGAGTAG
- the xrtA gene encoding exosortase A, translating into MPWRSALILLGITILALVLLHPQTVRSMARVWTDNESFSHCWFVLPLAAYMVWTRRDVLRTVAPRPSVWGVLLALVSGALWFLSHLAQLGTGEQVSLVGMILGSAWALLGTDVCRRIAYPLAFLALMVPFGEGLFPILITVAGRLAVAVLDGTGMPVTFDGRFLRVPGGEWAITEACSGLRYLLAILTVGAVFAYVNFRRPVKRALFLAFCVASAILMNGVRVWILVMIGALTDMKSPLVHEHEWLGWVLFAIMLVVIFQIGRRAADPDPAADSAEPDGAAARPAAPATAFWAAALAVIVLGGTWTAVARAFNRPIAGEVRYAGPAADASWQELAVPPWDWKPFYVGAAAEFSRSYERDGEIVGLYVAYYRDQKPGAELVQSANGFLDPEIKGWKRSALVQRMVPAADGPVPTAQIDLDGPGTHLRVWRTYWIGGRFVGAESEVKLEQLRSKLLGKGDDGAVVILYTGRGELGEEAANRLSRFLADRLGPLERSLWYTSGRGPANASAG; encoded by the coding sequence ATGCCGTGGCGCTCCGCGCTGATCCTCCTCGGCATCACGATCCTCGCGCTCGTCCTGCTCCATCCTCAGACGGTCCGTTCGATGGCCCGCGTCTGGACCGACAACGAGAGCTTCTCGCATTGCTGGTTCGTCCTGCCGCTCGCGGCCTACATGGTCTGGACGCGCCGCGACGTCCTCCGGACGGTCGCGCCCCGGCCTTCCGTCTGGGGCGTCCTCCTCGCCCTCGTCTCGGGTGCCCTGTGGTTCCTCTCCCACCTGGCGCAGCTGGGCACGGGGGAGCAGGTGAGCCTCGTGGGAATGATCCTCGGATCGGCGTGGGCGCTCCTCGGCACCGACGTGTGCCGCCGCATCGCGTATCCGCTCGCCTTCCTCGCGCTCATGGTTCCCTTCGGGGAAGGGCTCTTCCCGATCCTGATCACGGTCGCGGGGAGGCTCGCCGTGGCCGTGCTCGATGGGACCGGCATGCCCGTCACGTTCGACGGACGTTTCCTCCGGGTGCCGGGCGGGGAGTGGGCGATCACGGAGGCGTGCAGCGGGCTCCGGTACCTACTCGCCATCCTCACCGTCGGCGCCGTGTTCGCGTACGTGAACTTCCGGAGACCGGTGAAGCGAGCCCTCTTCCTCGCGTTCTGCGTCGCCTCCGCCATCCTCATGAACGGGGTCCGCGTCTGGATCCTCGTGATGATCGGCGCGCTCACGGACATGAAATCCCCTCTGGTCCATGAGCACGAGTGGCTCGGGTGGGTGCTCTTCGCGATCATGCTGGTCGTGATCTTCCAGATCGGACGGCGCGCGGCGGATCCGGATCCCGCCGCCGATTCGGCGGAGCCGGATGGCGCGGCCGCGCGTCCGGCCGCTCCCGCCACCGCCTTCTGGGCCGCCGCGCTCGCCGTGATCGTCCTCGGCGGGACGTGGACGGCGGTGGCGCGCGCGTTCAACCGTCCGATCGCCGGGGAGGTGCGCTACGCCGGCCCGGCCGCCGACGCCTCCTGGCAGGAGCTTGCCGTTCCGCCCTGGGACTGGAAGCCCTTCTACGTGGGAGCGGCCGCGGAATTCTCGAGGAGCTACGAGCGCGACGGCGAGATCGTCGGACTCTACGTGGCGTACTACCGGGATCAGAAGCCGGGCGCCGAGCTCGTCCAGTCCGCGAATGGATTCCTGGACCCGGAGATCAAGGGGTGGAAGCGCTCCGCGCTCGTGCAGCGGATGGTTCCCGCCGCGGACGGGCCGGTTCCCACGGCCCAGATCGACCTCGACGGGCCGGGAACGCACCTCCGGGTCTGGAGGACCTACTGGATCGGGGGACGCTTCGTGGGCGCCGAGAGCGAGGTGAAGCTGGAACAGCTTCGCAGCAAGCTCCTGGGGAAGGGCGATGACGGCGCCGTGGTCATCCTCTATACGGGGCGCGGGGAGCTTGGCGAGGAGGCCGCGAACCGGCTGTCCCGGTTCCTGGCCGACCGCCTGGGCCCTCTCGAGAGGTCCCTCTGGTACACTTCCGGCCGTGGACCCGCGAACGCCTCTGCGGGGTAA